From the genome of Cynocephalus volans isolate mCynVol1 chromosome 14, mCynVol1.pri, whole genome shotgun sequence, one region includes:
- the IL37 gene encoding interleukin-37 isoform X2 has product MSLLEENSRVNMDSEDGGKEEAQGCSEETFFVLALHVRSAHQEKGSPIHLAVSKGELCLCCDKEKGKSQPSLQLKKKKLTNLTVQKEPALQRFIFYRSKVGSLNTLESAAHPGWFICTSCEAGEPVGVTDNVGKRKHTEFVFRKVCKAAVSPSEVSE; this is encoded by the exons ATGTCCCTTTTAGAGGAGAACTCAAGAGTGAACATGGACTCTGAagatgggggaaaggaggaagccCAGGGCTGCTCAGAAG AGACCTTCTTTGTATTAGCCTTGCACGTACGCTCAGCCCACCAGGAGAAAGGAAGTCCAATTCACCTGGCAGTTTCTAAAGGAGAGTTATGTCTCTGCTGTgacaaggaaaaaggaaaaagtcagCCATCCCTTCAGCTGAAG AAGAAGAAACTTACCAACCTGACTGTCCAGAAGGAGCCAGCACTCCAGCGCTTCATCTTTTATAGGTCTAAGGTGGGCTCCCTGAACACACTGGAATCGGCTGCTCACCCCGGATGGTTCATCTGCACCTCCTGTGAGGCTGGTGAACCTGTTGGAGTGACAGATAATGTTGGTAAAAGGAAACACACTGAGTTTGTATTTCGGAAAGTTTGCAAAGCGGCAGTGAGCCCCAGTGAGGTCAGTGAATAG
- the IL37 gene encoding interleukin-37 isoform X1 — protein sequence MSLLEENSRVNMDSEDGGKEEAQGCSEDPAGSPLEPGPRLPSVSSAHSETFFVLALHVRSAHQEKGSPIHLAVSKGELCLCCDKEKGKSQPSLQLKKKKLTNLTVQKEPALQRFIFYRSKVGSLNTLESAAHPGWFICTSCEAGEPVGVTDNVGKRKHTEFVFRKVCKAAVSPSEVSE from the exons ATGTCCCTTTTAGAGGAGAACTCAAGAGTGAACATGGACTCTGAagatgggggaaaggaggaagccCAGGGCTGCTCAGAAG ACCCAGCCGGAAGCCCCCTGGAGCCAGGCCCCAGGCTCCCCTCTGTGAGCTCTGCCCATTCAG AGACCTTCTTTGTATTAGCCTTGCACGTACGCTCAGCCCACCAGGAGAAAGGAAGTCCAATTCACCTGGCAGTTTCTAAAGGAGAGTTATGTCTCTGCTGTgacaaggaaaaaggaaaaagtcagCCATCCCTTCAGCTGAAG AAGAAGAAACTTACCAACCTGACTGTCCAGAAGGAGCCAGCACTCCAGCGCTTCATCTTTTATAGGTCTAAGGTGGGCTCCCTGAACACACTGGAATCGGCTGCTCACCCCGGATGGTTCATCTGCACCTCCTGTGAGGCTGGTGAACCTGTTGGAGTGACAGATAATGTTGGTAAAAGGAAACACACTGAGTTTGTATTTCGGAAAGTTTGCAAAGCGGCAGTGAGCCCCAGTGAGGTCAGTGAATAG